Proteins encoded within one genomic window of Flavobacterium oreochromis:
- a CDS encoding response regulator transcription factor, with protein sequence MKTILLAEDDLDFGTILKQYLELSGFIVYWYRNGKEALISYSETQYDICILDIMMPIMDGFTLAENILKKNSSQAFLFLTAKNLKEDRILGLKIGADDYITKPCEADELVLRIHNILKRIHKSDSKIEDLFFIGNYQLDITNFKLISPKKLINLTEKETSIIQYLAQHPNQLIKREDILQAIWLNKDYFSGRSMDVFLSKIRKYFAEDHRIQLISYRNLGIEFKIP encoded by the coding sequence ATGAAAACAATTTTATTAGCAGAAGATGATCTAGATTTTGGTACCATCTTAAAACAATATTTAGAGTTGTCAGGTTTTATAGTATATTGGTATAGAAATGGAAAAGAAGCGTTAATAAGTTATTCAGAAACTCAATATGATATTTGTATTTTAGACATTATGATGCCAATAATGGATGGCTTTACTTTGGCTGAAAATATTCTAAAGAAAAATTCTAGTCAAGCCTTTCTTTTTTTAACAGCTAAAAATTTAAAAGAAGATCGTATACTTGGTTTAAAAATAGGAGCTGATGATTATATAACAAAACCATGTGAAGCAGATGAGTTAGTATTAAGAATTCATAATATTTTAAAAAGAATTCATAAATCAGATTCTAAAATAGAAGATCTATTTTTTATTGGAAATTATCAATTAGATATTACTAATTTTAAATTAATTAGTCCTAAAAAACTTATTAACCTAACAGAAAAAGAAACATCTATTATTCAGTATTTAGCACAGCATCCTAATCAATTAATAAAAAGAGAAGATATATTACAAGCTATATGGTTAAATAAAGATTATTTCTCAGGGCGTAGTATGGATGTATTTTTATCAAAAATTAGGAAGTATTTTGCAGAAGATCATCGGATTCAATTAATCTCCTATCGAAATTTAGGTATTGAATTTAAAATACCTTAA
- a CDS encoding sensor histidine kinase, with protein MISPAIISLFMILFSIYLFYLSIKSLKLQEQIANNHKSVITNVGHELKTPLATISMSLKTLKLLNNTTRSDEIIDLLLRQQQRLFMIVNQINFELDDIIQKEIQFMDLSQWSKDYLEDFKRINPFIKLKVYIKSNLFLRINELDWQIIHTNLLDNSIQYGASTIEYFLEEFKDEIQITIVDNGIGVTDLDSHYIFDQYYRAQKGNIYNTKGLGLGLFYVKNILDKYRATIILSNKKNPTIFIIKFPKK; from the coding sequence ATGATAAGTCCAGCTATTATTTCATTGTTTATGATTCTTTTTTCTATTTATCTTTTCTATTTGTCAATTAAAAGTTTAAAATTACAAGAACAAATAGCAAATAACCATAAATCTGTTATAACTAATGTAGGGCATGAATTAAAAACACCTCTTGCTACTATTTCTATGTCTCTAAAAACACTAAAATTACTAAATAATACCACTAGGAGCGATGAAATAATAGATTTGCTTTTACGTCAGCAACAAAGGCTATTTATGATCGTAAATCAAATTAATTTTGAATTAGATGATATTATTCAAAAAGAAATTCAATTTATGGATTTATCTCAATGGAGTAAAGACTATTTAGAAGATTTTAAAAGAATAAATCCTTTTATAAAGTTAAAAGTTTATATAAAATCAAATCTCTTTTTAAGAATAAATGAGTTAGATTGGCAGATTATTCATACTAATTTGTTAGATAATAGTATTCAATACGGAGCTAGTACTATAGAATATTTTTTGGAAGAATTTAAAGATGAAATACAAATAACCATTGTAGATAATGGTATTGGGGTAACAGATTTAGATAGTCATTATATTTTTGATCAGTACTACAGAGCTCAAAAAGGAAATATATATAATACGAAAGGGTTAGGTTTAGGATTGTTTTACGTAAAAAATATTTTAGATAAATATAGAGCTACTATCATTTTATCAAATAAAAAGAATCCAACGATTTTTATTATTAAATTTCCTAAAAAATGA
- a CDS encoding lysophospholipid acyltransferase family protein codes for MGLFKRNPFGHILFIKRWIIILFGIFTHRRYRGFNQLNIEGSEIIRNLPNTNVLFISNHQTYFADVVAMFHVFNASLKGRENNIKNIWYLWRPKLNLYYIGAKETLNANLLTKIMSYVGAISVERTWRAGGKDLEKHEQKQVNLSDFKSIEIALNDGWVITFPQGTTKSFKPVRKGTAHIIKEYKPIVVPIVIDGFRRSFDKKGLITKKKGILQSFTVKEPLQIDYDNESIESIVEKIEFAIEQHPSFLKVLSVEEIKEQEELDKLRRWNVNKKNKESENSN; via the coding sequence ATGGGATTATTTAAACGAAATCCTTTCGGACATATACTATTTATAAAAAGATGGATTATCATTCTATTTGGAATTTTCACACATCGTAGATACCGAGGATTTAATCAACTTAACATTGAAGGGTCAGAAATTATACGTAATTTACCCAACACAAACGTATTATTTATATCAAATCATCAGACTTATTTTGCTGATGTGGTGGCCATGTTTCATGTTTTTAATGCTAGTTTAAAAGGACGTGAAAATAATATCAAAAATATTTGGTACTTATGGAGACCTAAATTAAATCTTTATTACATAGGAGCAAAAGAAACACTTAACGCTAATTTACTTACTAAAATCATGTCTTATGTAGGAGCTATATCTGTTGAAAGAACTTGGAGAGCTGGTGGTAAAGACTTAGAAAAACACGAACAAAAACAGGTAAATTTATCTGATTTTAAAAGTATTGAAATAGCCTTAAATGATGGTTGGGTTATTACATTTCCACAAGGTACTACTAAATCTTTTAAACCCGTAAGAAAAGGTACAGCTCATATTATTAAAGAATATAAACCTATTGTTGTTCCTATTGTTATAGATGGTTTTAGAAGATCCTTTGATAAAAAAGGACTCATTACTAAGAAAAAAGGTATTTTACAAAGCTTTACTGTTAAAGAACCTCTACAAATAGATTATGATAACGAATCTATCGAATCCATCGTAGAAAAAATTGAATTTGCAATAGAACAACATCCTTCTTTTTTAAAAGTATTATCTGTAGAGGAAATTAAGGAACAAGAAGAACTTGATAAATTAAGGAGATGGAATGTCAATAAAAAAAACAAGGAATCTGAAAACTCTAACTAA
- a CDS encoding NUDIX hydrolase, translated as MEFSNFLKYIPKIAKETLPAIESHCKMIPPERTKLLEELSLQNIICKKAAVMMLFYPKNYLTHLALIVRNSYPGVHSSQIAFPGGKVELYDKNLSETALRETYEEIGISQDKIKIIRPFTEVYIPPSNYLVAPFLGISQEELIFKLNPEEVADIVELPLHDFLDDNNITHVNMKTSYANEIKVPAFKIDDHIIWGATAMMMSELKDIIKKVL; from the coding sequence ATGGAATTTTCTAATTTTTTAAAATACATTCCAAAAATAGCAAAAGAAACACTCCCTGCAATAGAGTCTCATTGTAAAATGATTCCTCCTGAACGAACGAAACTTTTAGAAGAATTAAGTTTACAAAATATCATTTGCAAAAAAGCGGCTGTCATGATGCTTTTTTATCCTAAAAACTACTTAACTCATCTAGCTTTAATCGTTAGAAATTCATACCCAGGAGTTCATTCATCGCAAATAGCTTTTCCTGGAGGAAAAGTGGAATTATATGATAAAAACTTATCAGAAACAGCTTTAAGAGAAACTTATGAAGAAATTGGAATTTCACAAGATAAAATCAAAATAATAAGACCTTTCACTGAAGTGTATATCCCTCCTAGCAATTATTTAGTTGCACCTTTTTTAGGTATTAGTCAGGAAGAACTTATTTTTAAATTAAATCCAGAAGAAGTAGCCGATATAGTAGAATTACCTTTACATGATTTTTTAGATGACAACAACATTACTCATGTAAACATGAAAACATCTTATGCTAATGAGATCAAGGTTCCTGCTTTTAAAATAGATGACCACATCATTTGGGGAGCAACTGCTATGATGATGAGTGAACTTAAAGACATCATAAAAAAAGTCTTATAA
- the lgt gene encoding prolipoprotein diacylglyceryl transferase codes for MNHLLAIIWNPVDGISIGNFTIRFYSLMFVIAFSLGIAIMKRIFIREGESIEKLDSLFIWMVISVLLGARLGHVFFYDWDYYRNHLEEILLPVRFKPEFEFTGFQGLASHGAAISVIIFMYFYSKNIIKRPFLWVLDRIVIPVSSGAVFVRLGNFFNSEIVGDQTQSIFGIKFVQDAISKNEAINTTGIMNYREAYKELTTNPKYASLIDSIPAKHPSQLYEAFGYIFVFALLFYMYWKTDARNKQGLLFGTFLITLFTIRIIVESVKESQGGFENILGIMSTGQWLSVPFIVVGIYLVVKANKK; via the coding sequence ATGAATCATTTATTAGCTATTATTTGGAATCCAGTAGATGGTATTTCAATAGGCAATTTTACAATCCGTTTTTATAGTTTAATGTTTGTTATTGCATTTTCTTTAGGAATTGCCATTATGAAAAGAATTTTTATAAGAGAAGGAGAATCTATTGAAAAATTAGATTCACTCTTTATTTGGATGGTAATTTCAGTATTATTAGGAGCTCGTTTAGGACATGTATTCTTTTATGACTGGGACTATTATAGAAATCACTTGGAAGAAATATTATTACCTGTGCGTTTTAAACCTGAATTTGAATTCACAGGCTTTCAAGGACTAGCAAGTCACGGAGCTGCTATATCTGTAATTATTTTTATGTATTTCTATTCTAAAAACATTATTAAAAGGCCTTTTTTGTGGGTATTAGATCGAATAGTAATTCCTGTATCAAGTGGAGCAGTATTTGTACGATTAGGAAATTTTTTTAATTCAGAAATTGTTGGTGATCAAACTCAATCAATATTCGGAATAAAGTTTGTACAAGATGCTATTTCTAAAAATGAAGCCATCAATACAACAGGTATTATGAATTATAGAGAAGCATATAAAGAGTTAACTACTAATCCAAAATATGCTTCTTTAATTGATAGTATTCCTGCTAAACATCCTTCACAATTGTATGAGGCTTTTGGCTATATTTTTGTTTTTGCTTTATTATTTTATATGTATTGGAAAACAGATGCTAGAAACAAACAAGGTTTACTATTTGGTACTTTTCTTATAACCTTATTTACTATACGAATCATAGTAGAATCTGTTAAAGAAAGTCAAGGTGGTTTTGAAAATATATTAGGAATTATGAGTACAGGACAATGGCTAAGTGTTCCTTTTATAGTTGTAGGTATTTACTTAGTTGTTAAAGCTAATAAAAAATAA
- a CDS encoding glutaminyl-peptide cyclotransferase produces MYYEGDTQELTSRVELVSKEEPKLLKYQLVATYPHDLKAYTQGLEFYQGFLYEGTGNGSGVSTGEKGISSLRKTDYKTGKVIEKIELPEAIFGEGITFLNNKIYQLTWLNNEGYVYDAKTLKKEKTFKYFKKMEGWGLTTDGKNLFMTDSSERISIINPESFKEIDHINVYTNSTKVPAINELEWVNGKIYANIYQKDAIVIINPNSGAVESVIDLSELKMKVTQHPDLDVLNGIAYNPITKTLFVTGKNWDKMFEIKISE; encoded by the coding sequence GTGTATTATGAAGGCGATACTCAAGAATTAACATCAAGAGTTGAATTAGTGTCAAAAGAAGAACCAAAACTTTTAAAATATCAACTAGTGGCTACCTATCCTCATGATTTAAAAGCTTACACGCAAGGTTTAGAATTCTACCAAGGATTTTTATATGAGGGAACAGGTAATGGTTCAGGCGTTTCTACTGGTGAAAAAGGAATTTCTAGCCTTAGAAAAACAGACTATAAGACAGGTAAAGTAATTGAAAAAATAGAATTACCTGAAGCCATTTTTGGGGAAGGTATTACTTTTCTAAATAATAAAATTTACCAATTAACATGGTTAAATAATGAAGGATATGTATATGATGCCAAAACACTAAAAAAAGAAAAAACCTTTAAATATTTCAAAAAAATGGAAGGTTGGGGTTTAACTACAGATGGTAAAAATCTTTTTATGACTGATAGCTCTGAAAGAATTAGTATTATAAACCCTGAATCTTTTAAAGAAATAGATCATATTAATGTTTATACTAATAGCACAAAGGTACCTGCTATTAATGAATTAGAATGGGTAAATGGAAAGATTTATGCTAATATCTATCAAAAAGATGCTATCGTAATCATTAATCCTAATTCAGGTGCTGTTGAATCTGTAATAGATTTAAGTGAATTAAAAATGAAAGTAACACAACATCCCGATTTAGACGTTTTAAATGGTATAGCTTATAATCCTATAACTAAAACATTATTTGTAACGGGTAAAAATTGGGATAAAATGTTTGAAATAAAAATTTCCGAATAA
- a CDS encoding outer membrane beta-barrel family protein has translation MKGEELKKIEIIENPPARYDAQNGAIINLKTRKLFNNGYKGSIGGTYTQAIYHRKSLNANFYLKHNKWNFSSSYSVANGSNYRTSNDYAIYEEQKVTWKTNLKRRVLFDAKQNLRFVSEYEIDSLNTISAEYTGFINNKNAGIFIVPTEIYDNQSGLIKGNIVTVNKTDLPVMNQTINLSFDKKLKNKAILNTLVSGTLYKMNESQDVSTDFNLDKTQTVKSYFETVNKKEIKLFSFQMDYTLNTFEAGIKYNKNKANTNLIFLEKVNDDLVLQSTNSSDFKYNEKNYAGYITYAKKWTKWEIKAGLRAETTNVSSNVNNQQILDTTYTRIFPTLYIQYKKNDSNTISFSYSNRIDRPNYSWFNPAKLYYNKFSYFVGDAKLQPSFTDNFTLGYSYKEKYNFEFFYFYIKQPFTEINYQYPDNTIVYRFTNINNTNQAGISFSFDQNISNILNSSVYLQGEYKQDAFYGIDKSLYKQDVFTYYINLSNQIVISEKNNFNAEFNFWYTSASVQGTLRLGSQASFNCSLNKKFLDKKLDLSLHFNDWFASEKQIIKVKYANQNNGFTDYIDSRLIRIGIKYNFGNQKLKNKDSKKESDEQKRL, from the coding sequence ATGAAAGGTGAAGAATTAAAAAAAATTGAAATCATTGAAAACCCACCTGCACGATATGATGCTCAAAATGGAGCGATAATTAATTTAAAAACCAGAAAATTATTTAATAACGGATACAAAGGAAGTATTGGTGGTACCTATACACAAGCAATTTATCATCGTAAATCTTTAAATGCAAATTTTTATTTAAAACATAATAAATGGAATTTTTCGTCTAGTTATTCAGTTGCAAATGGAAGTAATTATAGAACAAGTAATGATTACGCTATTTATGAAGAACAGAAAGTAACTTGGAAAACTAATTTAAAAAGAAGAGTTTTGTTTGATGCTAAACAAAATTTACGTTTTGTAAGTGAATATGAAATAGATTCTTTAAATACAATAAGTGCAGAGTATACAGGTTTTATTAATAATAAAAATGCAGGAATATTTATTGTACCAACTGAAATTTATGATAATCAATCAGGTTTAATTAAAGGGAATATTGTAACAGTCAACAAAACTGATTTACCAGTGATGAATCAAACAATAAATCTTTCTTTTGATAAAAAATTAAAAAACAAAGCGATTTTAAATACTTTGGTTTCTGGAACTCTTTATAAAATGAATGAATCTCAAGACGTTTCTACAGATTTTAATTTAGATAAGACTCAAACAGTAAAGAGTTATTTTGAAACAGTAAATAAAAAAGAAATAAAATTATTTTCTTTTCAAATGGATTATACACTGAATACTTTTGAAGCAGGAATTAAATATAATAAGAATAAAGCAAATACTAACCTGATATTTTTAGAAAAAGTTAACGATGATTTAGTTCTTCAGTCCACAAATAGTTCTGATTTTAAGTACAATGAAAAAAATTATGCAGGGTATATTACTTATGCTAAAAAATGGACAAAATGGGAAATAAAAGCGGGATTAAGAGCAGAAACTACTAATGTGAGTAGTAACGTTAATAATCAACAAATTCTAGATACTACTTATACCCGTATTTTTCCAACTTTATACATACAATATAAAAAAAATGATTCTAATACGATTTCCTTTTCTTACAGTAATAGAATTGATAGACCTAATTATTCTTGGTTTAATCCTGCAAAGTTATATTATAATAAATTTTCTTATTTCGTTGGAGATGCTAAATTACAGCCCTCATTTACCGATAATTTTACTTTAGGTTATAGTTATAAGGAAAAATATAATTTTGAATTTTTTTATTTTTATATAAAACAACCTTTTACAGAAATTAATTATCAATATCCAGATAACACCATAGTTTATCGTTTTACTAATATTAATAATACAAATCAAGCAGGAATTTCATTTTCTTTTGATCAAAACATATCGAATATATTAAATTCTAGTGTCTATTTGCAAGGAGAATATAAACAAGATGCGTTTTACGGAATAGATAAAAGTTTATATAAACAAGATGTGTTTACCTATTACATTAATTTAAGTAATCAAATAGTTATTTCAGAAAAAAATAATTTTAATGCAGAATTTAATTTTTGGTATACCTCAGCTAGTGTACAAGGAACACTTCGTTTAGGTTCTCAAGCAAGTTTTAATTGTAGTTTAAATAAGAAATTTTTAGATAAAAAATTAGATCTTTCTTTACATTTTAATGATTGGTTTGCTTCTGAAAAACAAATCATAAAAGTTAAATATGCTAATCAAAATAATGGTTTTACTGATTATATAGATAGTAGATTAATTCGAATAGGGATAAAGTATAATTTTGGAAATCAAAAATTAAAAAATAAAGACTCTAAAAAAGAATCAGATGAACAAAAAAGATTGTAG
- a CDS encoding RluA family pseudouridine synthase → MFFQSFKSNISSIKLPNKFTFPFYYEPHELSIIASQELQSYLENQEDFQHNFGLQKDQEGLVIGKMFGVLVCQNLDGKIGYLWAFSGKLAEQNQHNYFVPTVYDMLDSASFYKEEEAKINQLNEQIYLAENHIDYLESISFFEQVNREAQKDIQTQKGYIKEQKKSRENLRNQALLTMNEQEQQTYFKELNEQSKNEAILLKKMTKYWNFKKIEAQQKVQFFEEQILRLKDQRKKLSAQTQQRLFAEYSFLNQFRETKSIGEIFNDNPPAGAGECAAPKLLHYAFKNNFKPLCMAEFWWGQSPKSEVRKHKQFYPACKGKCEPILLGHMLQGIEMDENPFYNNPAHGKEIEIIFEDDSILVINKPAEFLSVPGKLVSDSVYERIKAKYPQATGPLVVHRLDMSTSGIMLIAKSEEIYVALQSQFIKRTVKKCYEAMLDGVLNNDSGFIDLPLRVDLEDRPRQMVCNEYGKTAQTIWEKISVENNKTRVHFYPITGRTHQLRVHASHFLGLNAAITGDDLYGTKANRLHLHAKSITFFHPVTHQELTVEVKADF, encoded by the coding sequence ATGTTTTTTCAATCTTTTAAGAGTAATATTTCAAGTATTAAATTACCTAATAAATTTACATTTCCATTTTATTATGAACCTCATGAGTTAAGTATAATTGCAAGTCAAGAGTTGCAATCATATTTAGAAAATCAAGAAGATTTTCAACATAATTTTGGTTTACAAAAAGATCAAGAAGGACTTGTTATTGGAAAAATGTTTGGGGTTTTAGTTTGCCAAAATTTAGATGGTAAAATAGGATATTTATGGGCTTTTTCAGGAAAATTAGCAGAGCAAAATCAGCATAATTATTTTGTCCCTACAGTATATGATATGTTAGATTCTGCAAGTTTTTATAAAGAAGAAGAAGCAAAAATTAATCAATTAAATGAACAAATTTATTTAGCAGAGAATCATATTGATTATTTAGAATCAATATCTTTTTTTGAACAAGTAAATAGAGAAGCTCAAAAAGATATTCAAACACAAAAAGGTTATATAAAAGAACAGAAAAAAAGTAGGGAAAATTTACGAAATCAAGCCTTGCTTACAATGAATGAACAAGAGCAACAAACGTACTTTAAAGAATTAAATGAGCAGAGTAAAAATGAAGCTATTTTATTGAAGAAAATGACTAAATATTGGAATTTTAAAAAAATAGAAGCACAGCAAAAAGTTCAATTTTTTGAAGAGCAAATTCTAAGATTAAAGGATCAAAGAAAAAAATTATCAGCTCAAACACAGCAACGATTATTTGCAGAATATTCATTTTTAAATCAATTTAGAGAAACTAAAAGTATAGGAGAAATATTTAATGATAACCCTCCAGCAGGTGCAGGCGAGTGTGCAGCACCTAAATTGTTACATTATGCTTTTAAAAATAATTTTAAACCTTTATGTATGGCGGAGTTTTGGTGGGGACAATCACCTAAAAGCGAAGTTCGTAAACATAAACAGTTTTATCCAGCTTGTAAAGGAAAATGTGAACCCATATTATTAGGACATATGTTGCAAGGGATTGAAATGGATGAAAATCCTTTTTATAACAATCCAGCCCATGGGAAAGAAATAGAAATCATATTTGAAGATGACTCTATATTAGTAATTAATAAACCAGCAGAATTCTTATCAGTACCAGGTAAATTAGTTTCAGATTCAGTATATGAACGAATTAAAGCGAAATATCCACAAGCTACAGGTCCTTTAGTAGTTCATCGTCTCGATATGTCAACTTCAGGAATTATGTTAATTGCTAAATCAGAAGAAATCTACGTTGCATTACAAAGTCAATTTATTAAACGTACCGTGAAAAAATGTTATGAAGCAATGTTAGATGGTGTACTTAATAATGATAGTGGATTTATTGATTTACCATTACGAGTAGATTTAGAAGATCGTCCTAGACAAATGGTATGTAATGAATATGGGAAAACAGCTCAGACAATTTGGGAGAAAATTTCAGTGGAAAATAATAAAACTAGAGTTCATTTTTATCCCATAACAGGGCGCACACATCAGTTAAGAGTGCATGCTTCTCATTTTTTAGGCTTAAATGCAGCAATTACAGGAGATGATTTATATGGAACAAAAGCAAATCGTCTGCATTTACATGCTAAATCAATTACCTTTTTTCATCCTGTGACTCATCAAGAATTAACGGTAGAAGTAAAAGCAGATTTTTAA